The genomic segment AAACATATGTGCCTTTgtctggaggggaggggcagggtggcaAGTAGATGGTGGAGAGGAAGGGTGGGGGGAGACCACAGGGGTCCTCACTGGTTGCAGTAGCCCACACGATAGCACCGGGTACAGCGCTTCAGCTTTTCATCCTCCGACTGTTGCTTCCGCTGACAGGCTGCACACTTGGAGATGGGGATGCTGGGCACCTGGGGGCGCTAGGGTGGGTCGTCTGGTTCAGCAAGGTCAGGCAGGAGTATACTCCCCAACCAGAGCCCTGTGCCATCTGGTTGGTCCCCACTCACCTGCTGCACCTCTAGCACCACTACCCGCTCCTTAGCCAGCTCTGGGGATAGCAGCTCAAAGCAGAGGAGCATATCTGATGAGGACACAGTGTCCAGAGAGTGGGAGGGCAAGAACACACGGTGGAAGCGATTCTTAATTACCTGGGGATAGAGAACACACAGATCCCATGTAAGGGTAAGCCCTTTTCCCAGTCCTGTCCCAGGGTGTAAGGAGAAGGCCTGGCTCTGCCTTGTGTCTATGTGGACAAGGTTGGGCTTTGTAGGCCAAAGGAGGCATATGCCTCTGCTAGCACCAGTCTCAGTGTCCAAGGCCATAAGGAGGCTGGTGCATCAGAGAGCCTGAAAGACCAGGCCTGGGGCAGGTATCAACCATACAGCTCTCCACAATGAGGGCTTCTACCCTGCTATAATTAGCAGGGCCCTGCTAAGACTGCAACATATTATCACAAACAGTCCACACTGGAAGAGCCTCCTCCCTACTCTCAGCATCTAAGAAAAACGGCACTGTCAAACTAAAGGCTAATAACCTTTGGGGAGAGCCAGCACACAGATCTGGGATAAAAGAAGAGCAGCAGGATGGAGGAAGAACCATAGCAAATGGAGGGACAGTCCTGCAGCTCAAGCTCTTTGTCTAAAGAGGGAAAAGCAGTTGGGGTCCACAAACAAAAAGGGGAGTAAACCCTGATGATGGCTAGAACTGAACTCTATTGCATAGTCCAAATACCTCATTTCAACCATGCCTCAAATAACAGCATACCACCTATTTTTGTGCAGTAACATACACATTCATATGTATGCGTACAGATGCCAATGACTGTACGCATGTGTCTATGCTATGAGTATACACACGTCCACGTATGTGAGAGCCCAGGGAAGAACAGACATACCTCAGCCAGACGCAGGTTCTCAGGCTTCACGTGGACACTCTGAGAAAGGGAGTCCAATACTTCACTTGCACTGGAGTTCTCCTTGCTGACACTCACCAGGAACTATAGCAAAAAGGGCAAAGTCAGTGGGGGAAGTGGCCAGGTTCTCTGGGACAGCCCAGAGGGGTAGGGGTTTACTCCTCACCTTGATGGGCTTGCTGTGGGGCTCTCGGGCAAAATAAAAGACGGGAAGAACCTTTTGCTTTTGTGGCAAGGGCACCGGCAGATAAAGAAATGGGTCAAAAGTGATGGAGACCTGTGGATGCATAGGTGGTACTGGGTGGCCGCACAGAGAAGAGGAGACAGGATGCTTGTGCCCAAAGAGCTCATTCAAGACCCTCTGATGACTCTCAGGGCCCTTACAGCCAACCAGCAAACTCTCAGGCTTGAGAACACCAGATGGAGCAGGAGGGCCCACAGGAAGAGAACAATCCCTCTTTCTGTCACTTGAGGCTCTGCTCAGCTTAGCCACCAATTTGTCCCTCACTTGCATCCCATGTGCCTTTCCACTCTTACCTATAACCATGTCACACCTTCCTTTGCCACACCACATTTCTGAGCCCAAACGTTACTTTTACCTTAGTCAGGAACCCTACCCTAAGGCCTACCTGCCAGCTTCCTTGCCCAAACCTTGCCCCGCAGCACCTGAAAATGCACATGCCTCTGAACTAATGTGACCATACTAGCTGAGCCAAACTAGGGAGCCCATCACACCTTGGCACACACAGGGCACACCAGCTTCGACTTGTACTGGCCCTGAAACAGGTCCACGATGAAAGAGTCATTCCTCATCTTGTGCCGCTGCCATGCTTCTTCAGCCACCACCTGAGAAGCAGAGTGATGAGAACCAAGGAGACTTGGAGGCTGGGATGCACATGAAACATGCCCACCCTctacctctgaccctgacctcaTCAGGTCGCCCATCTGAGTCGACGGTCTCTGTGTAGGGCTTGTTCTGGATGCGATTCAGGTCCTCATGCAGCCCATCCAGCAGGAAAGCCATGAATTCCTGGGCATCGTGCTGGGCATAGCCTGTGAACTGGCTGGCCTTGCTTGCTACAATGGCCTGGATGGAGGAGCCAAGGTGTGAGCATGAAGCCCTAGCACCCACTGCACACCCAGCTGGCTGGCCCTCCTCACCCTCTCCAGCCAACAGATCACCTTCAACTTGGAAGGTTGGAAGGCATGGTGGGTGCCCTTCCATAGTGCCCGAAGCAGTACAGCAAAGCCGATAGCCAGACGCCCACCAGTCCCCAGTGGGTTGTTGTAGTTGATCTCAGCCTCAAAGGAGCGATCTAGGAAAAGCAGCCAAGTAGAGGTATGAGGGACAAAGATACCGCCTCTTCCCATACCCCAGGttccaggccctgccctcaccaTGGAAGAAGTCCCGGAGTTCCCGAGTGTTGGACAGAGACTGAATGACGCTGTTCATGAAGCAGGTGTTGCCTAAATTTACAAGGCCAGTGAAGCCTGGCAGACAcaccttcttctcttcctcttcctcttcctccacacTATCTCCACTCACTGGGCTGTGGGGCATGGGTGGTACCATACATGTGGGCTTGGGCTGTGGGAGCAAAGGGGGCATGAGAAAACAGCCTCGAGGCTCTCAAGCCTCTATTCTTGGCCCTTCCCACCCCAAAATTCTCACCGAAGCCAGGTGTGGCTCTGGCTTTGGGGCTACATGTTCCATGGGGGTGCGAGCTGCCACACTGTCTAGCCCAGTGTCCTCAGATCGAGCCTTGGGTTTGTCTTTCTCCACAGCCCGGGCTTCCTCCTGGcctgccagggggtggggggcacctcCTGGTGGGGTTGGATCCAGAGGGGTTGGACCTGTCGGCACGGCAACCTTTGCACCACCCACTGCACCTTAAAAAGGGGGAATGAGAGGGCTGGTGGTTAGCAGCATGTGGCAGGGGATGGGGTCCTGGTCAGGTAGGGCTGGGGAATGAAAGGAGCTCGTGTGCAGACCTCGTGCAGCTGGAGCCTCCAGGCCCCCCCAGCGCTGACTCTGCCGCTTACGGAGACAGATGTCGATTCGAGAGGCTGTGAAACAGAAGGTGCACTGCTCCGGCTCAATCAGGTTCCTGTGGGAAAAGGCTGAACTCAGGGACTCAGGTGCAGTGAGCATCAAGCTGGATGGGCCAGGGAGATGGAGCCTAGGGTAGGACAGGTACAGTGGTGGGGCCGGGTACCACCCACCTGAGCTTCACCTGCCAACGGAAGATGGTATGGGGCCCACAGCCCGGGTGCAGCCTCAGGAAGTTTCCATCCCTGCAGAAGCAGAGCAGGGCAtgagaaaggacaagagaaagAACATAAGAGATACTGTCCCACCAGTGGCACACTGTCTGCCCCATCATATCCTGCCCACTCACTCACCTGGTCTGGAAGATGAGCGTGAAGTCCTGCTCACGGAAAAGTACTCGAGAGGTGTCCCTGCAGATCTCCTTCACATATACGTGCACCACCACGGAGTCTGGCCCCTTCTCATACGAGTCATTCTTGACAAATGCCAGGTTCACCATAGACTCAGGCTCTATGTTGAGACTATGGCTCAGCACCACCCAGGACAGGTTCCAGCCTGTAGCTATTCTACTCCCTACCTGCCCACCAAACTTGCAACCCAACCTagggctctgcctgcccacccccagccccacctttaCCATCCACCAGGGTAGCAGCATCTGCTGCCACTGCCATCTCTTCCTTGCCATGATCATCTTTCTCAGGGTCTCTGCTCCGGGCCATAACTGGAGAGACGGGGTCATTCCTGGGGGATACTGCCTTCTCTCCTGCCAAAAGGGCTAAATTCTCCTCTGAGCCCAGGAGGCAAGTTTGGGCATTCAGCGGTGGTACAAGCAGCTGTTCCTCAGTCTCAACCTATTCATGGCAAGATTGTGTGCAGGATCAGCCATAGGTCTGGCAGGTGGCCCCCACTCCAGTCCATACCCTTTCCCATCTCCTACCACCCAAACAGGCACCCAGCTCTCACCTGGGTGGCCGGGTCATCCAGGAAGGGTGGAGCATCACCCCGGGGTCCAGGGCCATCCCTGGACCCTTCCCCCTCTGGCCCTCTGCAGAGATGCACAGCCCTCTTGGCGCTGGGCCCTGCCTGGGACCCGGGGCCAGCCCCCGAGCCTACCTCACCACGGCCCTGGGCCCGCTTCTGGTTCCGGGCCTCTTGCTTAGCCCGACGGGGCTCAGGGCCTGGCTCCAGGGCAATGTGAGATAACTCCTGCCCATTCTCCTGGCACCGCAGTCCTGGCACCAACTCCTGGGGCCCTAGGGGTTTTTTCTGTCAAAGATATAGCAGTCAGGCCCTGTTGACCATACTgggtaaccctaccctaccctgtaCTGGAACTCACCAGAAGAGAGGGCCACGTGAGCAAAGGCACCTTCTTGGGCAGTGCCAGTTGCAGGAGGCCACCCTTGCGGGCCTGCACTTTGGTGCAAGAACTTTCTATCTCAGCATAGAAGACACCACCCCACTGCCGACCACCTGGAGACAGAGTAGGGTCAGTGAGCTGGGGTGGAGGACATTGGAGGATTCAAATATACTACTGTGGGCAGGGCAGATGAATGCACCTGGAAGCCGCACCACACAGTCTGTGTCTGTGAAAGCTGCATCAACCTCTTCCAGTCGCAGGGGACCTGCTCCCACACGAAGCTTAACAATCACCTCATCTGCACTCTGCCTCCAGTCGAGCAACAACTCTGTAGAGGAAGTGGTAAAGAGATCACAAGCTCCTGATGGAGATAAGCAGGGAACAAGAGACCCAACCCTAATAGAACTACTCCAAATGGGAGCTAAATTCCCAGTACCCTTCCCCTCCTCTAGCACCCAAAAGGCCCATTCATTACTCACCCTCTTTGGTCTGCTCCTCTCGAGGAGTGGACACTGACCCTGATGACAAAGGAAAGAATAAGGAGACAACAATGTGAGGCAACCTCCAGGACCTTACCACCTCACAAAGTACCATCTTCTGGATCTCACCCAAATACCCAGACTTCAAAGCTGAGGCTCTCCCCAACCTGCCATGGGTCCTTCTCTCTGCATCAGACCAGGACAGAAGGAATGgcaaaaaaaatcatctttccaACCCTCAATCTGTATGCCCAgtgagaggggaggaagagaaggccaTGAGCACTCTGGGAATGCTACTCCCACCTTTCCTAGGATCTCCATCCTTGCTCTCCTGGTTTGCTCGATCCTTCTGCTTCTTTTTACAAGTGGCCTCCTCCAGTCCTGGAGGCCCTCTCCTTGGGCCTGTAGCACTGGCCCCACCAGACATCTTGAGCCGCTTTGTTGACAGCCAGAGTGCCCCAGGGTCGGCAACAGCGTCTGGGTCAGGGCTGCGGCGCTTTCTTCCTGACCCAGCTATCTTGGCAACTCTTTGTGGCCAAATTCTCCAGCAAGGAACCGACAGCCtgacaaaaaagaacaaatgatcaCTGCCAAGGCCCAGGAACTTGCTCCTTGGCAACAGCCAGGGCTTGGGAACCCAGGAAACTCCTAACCCTATAAAGCAATATCTCCTCATCACCAGAAGTAGCCCTGGACACTGTCAGGTTAttctgaagagaaaataaatattctaagtAGCAGCAACCACTTCTGGCCAAACCTCCTAGATACCCACCATAACAGACCCACAAAACTGGAAGCCTCACTAAGGAGGCATCAGGTCAAGGCAGTCATGGCCTGGGATCAGGCTCCTCCACTAATCTGGAGAGGAGCCATGGCTTCAGCCCACAAGGTTGGCACTCTGAGCAGGGTGCTCACTTTTCCTTCACTCTCACTGGCTGCTTAGTCACCACTGGAGAAGTAGGAGGtggagaaggaaggcaggaaaggaggaGACAATCAAGCAGCAGAAGATCCAGGCCCTGTGGCTGAAAACAGGCCCAGCCCAGGTGCTGCCACTGCCCAGAAAAGGTCCAGGCAAAGTGCCTCACCAGCCTCCTGCCAACTCCTACTCTCATCATGAACCTGCTCCTGTGCACTGCTTGGTCTTTCTTCATCCCAAGAGAGATTACTCTCCCCAGCTACTGTCCCAAGCAAAGAAGGGATGAAAAGGGTATCTAGATGTCACATTACTTCCTCAGTAGCAACCTTGCTCCAGTGCTAAGACAGGATGGGCAGCTAGTTTGAGACTGGAACAGACATCACAACCTTCCTTCCCAGGTCCCTTCAGTAAACAGCTCTGAGCCACAGGGACTTGCTACCCAGTTTCCCACAGACCCACCAGTAGATTCTGGGCTGTTTGTCCATCCAAAGTGAAGTTCTCAAAACCAAATACTAAGATGAGGGTGGCGATGAACCATGGATCTAGGATCCCTGACAGCCTCAAGCCCAGCCTGAGCCAGCGGCAAGAGAGTGACTAGTCTGTGTTCCGCTGAGTGTatggaggaggggggaggagtgATAAGGATACTCTTTTACAGGTCAGATGTGATACTTGTGGGCTGGATCTTTAACGACGGCAGATCCAGAGCTAAAGGGTGGACAATTGCCACCTcttccgccgccgccgccgccgccgccgccgccgccgcctcctcctcctcgcaCCGAGGCCCCGGCTTAAGGTCGCGTCCGTCCCCCATGCACCGGGGACGTCGAGGCAGGAAAGGGGCTGTCTAGGGATCTGAGCCGGTCTGATATGACTGCGCGGGGTTACTGACCACAGTCCAGCACCCCGGCCGGGCTGCGACCCAGCTCCAGCCTCCGAACCCTGGGCCCGCCaccaccttctccaggaagccgcCCTTACTGCCCCGCCAGTCCTCTCTCTGAGGCAGGAGGCCGGCCACAGGCAAAGCGCCGGCTCCGCCGGCCTCGGTGGGCCTGACACGCCACAGGACTCGAGGGGTCAGGACTGGCACGGCCCGTGACCTTGAACAGGCCGCCTTGGGCCCGCGTTGCAGCACCACCGCTCTGGCCAAATCGGCGAGTTGCGGCCCGCTCCACTCACCCAGCGAGACCGCCGCCGCCAGCCCTCTTCGGGCCCTGGCAACCCGTTCTCGGTTCCGGTTCCGGCGTCAGGTCGGTTCCGGTTCCGGCGGGCCCCTCCCCCGTCCCggcgccgccaccgccaccgccttAGCCGCTTGTTTTGTTTCGACTTCTAGTTACGACCGCGGGAGGCGGAGCGCCAAGCTGGTGACGCATTTCCGGCGAGAGCGGGCTCCTAGCTCCGGGCAGCTCCGGGGCGGGCCTGAGCGGAGGGAGGCGGGGCTCCGGTGCCTTGGCCTAGCATGGGCCCTCCTGGTAGCATCCTGGATGTTTATCCAGACACCCTGCCCGCCCCAAATCAGAGTCTAGACAACACAGTGGGGGTTCACACTAGTTTATTGGGGGCCCTGCCAGGCCAAGAGCTCTTTAATGTACAGCAGACGCGtgtggggccaggctggggacagggataGGCCATGGGCAGAGGTTACTGGCAAGTGTTGTAGATCTGGACCTGTAGGTTGATGGCTTGAAGCACACTGCGCATCCTGGCCTCCAGCCCGTCCAGCTGAGCTGCCTTGCCCTCCAGGGCCCGTTCATTCTCTTCATAGGTGCCCTCCAGTTCTAGGAGGTGAAGGTCTCAGCTTAGGGGTCCCACTCCCACAGTCCCACGTGCGTGGTGCCCACCTGCCCCACTCCTCACCCTGTAGCCGCTGCAGCTTGTCTTGAGCTGCCTGCAACAGGTCCCGAGCCTCATCCCGCAGCTGCTCTGCCCTTGCCTGTGCAGCCAGCACACCCTGGGCCTTGCGCTCAGCCAGGGCCTTCACTGTCTGGTACTGGTCACCTAGTGGGCCCTGCAGCAGCTGCAGATATAGAGGGCAGGGTCAGCATGGTAGCCCAGTGGAGGCCCAGCCTTCACCCCTACCTCTTCTAGCTGTCTGTGCCTCAATCCACCTGCTCAGCCTCCCGGGCACGACCCTGGGCACTGCCTGCCGTTTCTTCAGCCGTAGAAGCTGCCAGGCTATTTCCTGCTCGTTTCAGTTTCAGAGCCTCCAGGAGAGCATCCAATTGCCGAGCCCGCTCACCTGCAgaactcagtgcctgctctgcacCTGCCATCCTCTCCTGTACCTGCCATGGGTAGACAGGAGGTTAAACAGATCTACGGTGCAGGCCCATACCCTTGCCCCACTGATGTCCTAGGGAGACCACACCTGGTGCAGGGTTTGCTCTGTGTCCTGTGTGTCAGCCACTGCACCCCGGATGGCACCCTGGGCAGCACTCTGTGCCCGCTGGGCCTCCTCCAGTGCTGCCTGTACTGTCGCTGCCTTCTGTTTCTCACCCTCAGCCCGGTTCCTGGGGAAAATGGTCAATCAGGGCCTGCAGGTATCAGGACCAAGCATTAGGTCCAGGGGCCAGGGATGGGGTCAGACCGTGCCCGCTGTGCATCCTGCAGTAGCTGCTCAGCCCGACGCACATCTCCCACAGTACGAGCCAGGATCGTGTCCACATCCTCCAGGCTCCGGACTCGCTCTGCAATCGCACCCGCCAGGTGCTGGATCTGGTCAGGTGAGGCTGGGATGGAGAGCTCTAGCACCCGTGTGGCTACCATTTCAATGCTATCAGGATCAGCCCCCTCCTCTATGGGGACAAAAGCAAGGACTTAAGGATATAGATTCTTCAGGATAGGCATGGGGATACAATCTTGGGGTATGGACTCAGGGTCTGTACCTGGGATAGAGGTTTGCTAATAGGCATAATGATGTAACCACAGGCACAGGGACTATATATATGGCTCAGACTCAGGGACATGGACCTGGGAACCACATATGGGCATGGACTCAGCGGCCAGACATGGGGTCATAAACACAGGTTCAATGCAGGCCCTGAGGCTCAAATATGAACCTAGAGAGACACAGACATGAGGGAAACAACCACATGGCCTGGCCACATGGGAGGCTCACGGTTGAGGAAGTCCTTCACACTCTGGATAAGTTCTCGAAGTTCCTGGTTGGTCTGCTCCACCTGTCCCCTGGAAGCATTAGCCTTGTCCAGGGCCGCTTGGGCCCGCTGCTGTGCCTCGCCTGCCTGCCGACGAGTCTCAGCCACTTGGCTGAGGATGCCACCACCTTCTGCCAGTGCCCGCTGCAGCTCTGCCTGTGTGTGCCGGGCCCGGCCCAGTGCTAGGTCTGCTGTGGCTGCTGCCCCATTGCAGCTGAGGCCCCCACAGCGAGGCTGCCCATCCTCATCTCGACAGCCGGCACCCCCACAAGGGCTTGTAGCACAGGGTGCATTCCCTGGGGCCCCACACACCTGCCAGGCACAGAACAAGTTAGGGCCCTATAGAAGGAACATCCACACCCACCCATCCCACCCCACACTTGCACCTCACCAGTTCATTTATGTCTGTCAGGCTCAGAGTGTGGGTACGGGCAGAGAGCTCGCCCAGAGCCCGCTGGTTGGCCATGTGTTTGCTGTTGAAGTCCTCCCTCTGGGCATCCATCAGTATCTCTGTCCGATGCCGGATACCTGCTGAGTTGCTCACAGGGCTAGGTACTGCCAGGGCTGAGGTGTTGGCACGACGTTCTGCCTCTGCAGACTGGCTGTGAGCATGGCGGATGCTATCATAGGCACCTAAGTTGGGCAGAGGCAGGCAGTCAACTAAATATTGACCCTAGTCCACCTGCCTACTTGGCCAACAACTCACCCAGGAAGTTTGAATGTTTGAGCAGGTCAAGATGCTGGTCAAGCTGCCGCAGCGTGAGATTAAGTGCAAGCCCATCTCGCTCCAGACCACTTAGTGCATGGTTGGCATTGAAGTTCTCATCCTGCACATCTGTAAGCTCTGCTTCCAGCTGAGTGAGGTGCTCAGTGGCCTCCCCAATTTCACGCCTGCgctgatgggggagggggggtgttCAGAGAGGCTTCGGCCCTGGTCCACTGGAACTCTGCCCCATCCCACCATGTATTCTCAGGCCCATCCGCACCGCAGCTCCTCTGTGGCCTTCACAAGTTGTGCAGTGGAGGCAGCTGAGGTGTTGTGGGCACCCACAATGCCCTGCACAGTGCCCAGTTTCTCCTGCATGTGCCGGAAGCTGCTCTCAAAGGCACCCAGCACACCCGTCTGCTGCAGCTCCTGCACCCGCTGCTCCAGGCGCCGTGTACGGGCAGCCAAGTCCTGTACCACACGGTCCCAATCCCCGAAGCATGCATGGCAGGGGTGACAGGCAGGAAAGACTCCTGAGAAGCCACGGGCACACTGGTCACAGCGCACACCAGACACGCCTGGGCGGCAGCTACAGTGACCTGTGGAGCGGTGACACTGAGGTGTGTCTGTTCCACGAGGGTCACAATCACAGGCTGCAGGAAAGGGCAGACCACAGAGTTAGGGCTCCTGTGGGgcatcctgggaagtcctccaTCCACCCTGGGACCCCTGACTCCCTTACCACGGCACTGCAAACCAGGGTCTCCCCAGTGGAGCTCTTGGCACTCAGAACAGGTCCGCCCACCAAAGCCGGCACGACAGTGGCACTGCCCTGTGAACTGGGGTAGGAACAGGGCATGAGTGAGAGCCTCTATCAAAGGCTGAGCCCTCAAGACAAGGCAGACAGCTGGCCCCATCTCCCCTACTCCCCTACTCCCATGGA from the Eulemur rufifrons isolate Redbay chromosome 7, OSU_ERuf_1, whole genome shotgun sequence genome contains:
- the USP19 gene encoding ubiquitin carboxyl-terminal hydrolase 19 isoform X8, which produces MSGGASATGPRRGPPGLEEATCKKKQKDRANQESKDGDPRKGSVSTPREEQTKEELLLDWRQSADEVIVKLRVGAGPLRLEEVDAAFTDTDCVVRLPGGRQWGGVFYAEIESSCTKVQARKGGLLQLALPKKVPLLTWPSLLKKPLGPQELVPGLRCQENGQELSHIALEPGPEPRRAKQEARNQKRAQGRGEVGSGAGPGSQAGPSAKRAVHLCRGPEGEGSRDGPGPRGDAPPFLDDPATQVETEEQLLVPPLNAQTCLLGSEENLALLAGEKAVSPRNDPVSPVMARSRDPEKDDHGKEEMAVAADAATLVDEPESMVNLAFVKNDSYEKGPDSVVVHVYVKEICRDTSRVLFREQDFTLIFQTRDGNFLRLHPGCGPHTIFRWQVKLRNLIEPEQCTFCFTASRIDICLRKRQSQRWGGLEAPAARVGGAKVAVPTGPTPLDPTPPGGAPHPLAGQEEARAVEKDKPKARSEDTGLDSVAARTPMEHVAPKPEPHLASPKPTCMVPPMPHSPVSGDSVEEEEEEEKKVCLPGFTGLVNLGNTCFMNSVIQSLSNTRELRDFFHDRSFEAEINYNNPLGTGGRLAIGFAVLLRALWKGTHHAFQPSKLKAIVASKASQFTGYAQHDAQEFMAFLLDGLHEDLNRIQNKPYTETVDSDGRPDEVVAEEAWQRHKMRNDSFIVDLFQGQYKSKLVCPVCAKVSITFDPFLYLPVPLPQKQKVLPVFYFAREPHSKPIKFLVSVSKENSSASEVLDSLSQSVHVKPENLRLAEVIKNRFHRVFLPSHSLDTVSSSDMLLCFELLSPELAKERVVVLEVQQRPQVPSIPISKCAACQRKQQSEDEKLKRCTRCYRVGYCNQLCQKTHWPDHKGLCRPENIGYPFLVSVPASRLTYARLAQLLEGYARYSVSVFQPPFQPGRIALESQGPACTTLLSTNSLEAGDSERDSIQPPELQLVTPVAEGDTGVPRVWAAPDRGPVPSTSGISSEMLASGPIEVGSLPACERMSRPEAAVPGYQHPSEATNAHTPQFFIYKIDASNREQRLEDKGETPLELGDDCSLALVWRNNERLQEFVLVASKELECAEDPGSAGEAARAGHFTLDQCLNLFTRPEVLAPEEAWYCPQCKQHREASKQLLLWRLPNVLIVQLKRFSFRSFIWRDKINDLVEFPVRNLDLSKFCIGQKEEQLPSYDLYAVINHYGGMIGGHYTACARLPNDRSSQRSDVGWRLFDDSTVTTVDESQVVTRYAYVLFYRRRNSPVERPPRAGHSEHHPDLGPAAEAAVSQGLGPGQAPEVAPTRTAPERFAPPVDRPAPTYSNMEEVD
- the USP19 gene encoding ubiquitin carboxyl-terminal hydrolase 19 isoform X7, yielding MSGGASATGPRRGPPGLEEATCKKKQKDRANQESKDGDPRKGSVSTPREEQTKEELLLDWRQSADEVIVKLRVGAGPLRLEEVDAAFTDTDCVVRLPGGRQWGGVFYAEIESSCTKVQARKGGLLQLALPKKVPLLTWPSLLKKPLGPQELVPGLRCQENGQELSHIALEPGPEPRRAKQEARNQKRAQGRGEVGSGAGPGSQAGPSAKRAVHLCRGPEGEGSRDGPGPRGDAPPFLDDPATQVETEEQLLVPPLNAQTCLLGSEENLALLAGEKAVSPRNDPVSPVMARSRDPEKDDHGKEEMAVAADAATLVDGKEPESMVNLAFVKNDSYEKGPDSVVVHVYVKEICRDTSRVLFREQDFTLIFQTRDGNFLRLHPGCGPHTIFRWQVKLRNLIEPEQCTFCFTASRIDICLRKRQSQRWGGLEAPAARVGGAKVAVPTGPTPLDPTPPGGAPHPLAGQEEARAVEKDKPKARSEDTGLDSVAARTPMEHVAPKPEPHLASPKPTCMVPPMPHSPVSGDSVEEEEEEEKKVCLPGFTGLVNLGNTCFMNSVIQSLSNTRELRDFFHDRSFEAEINYNNPLGTGGRLAIGFAVLLRALWKGTHHAFQPSKLKAIVASKASQFTGYAQHDAQEFMAFLLDGLHEDLNRIQNKPYTETVDSDGRPDEVVAEEAWQRHKMRNDSFIVDLFQGQYKSKLVCPVCAKVSITFDPFLYLPVPLPQKQKVLPVFYFAREPHSKPIKFLVSVSKENSSASEVLDSLSQSVHVKPENLRLAEVIKNRFHRVFLPSHSLDTVSSSDMLLCFELLSPELAKERVVVLEVQQRPQVPSIPISKCAACQRKQQSEDEKLKRCTRCYRVGYCNQLCQKTHWPDHKGLCRPENIGYPFLVSVPASRLTYARLAQLLEGYARYSVSVFQPPFQPGRIALESQGPACTTLLSTNSLEAGDSERDSIQPPELQLVTPVAEGDTGVPRVWAAPDRGPVPSTSGISSEMLASGPIEVGSLPACERMSRPEAAVPGYQHPSEATNAHTPQFFIYKIDASNREQRLEDKGETPLELGDDCSLALVWRNNERLQEFVLVASKELECAEDPGSAGEAARAGHFTLDQCLNLFTRPEVLAPEEAWYCPQCKQHREASKQLLLWRLPNVLIVQLKRFSFRSFIWRDKINDLVEFPVRNLDLSKFCIGQKEEQLPSYDLYAVINHYGGMIGGHYTACARLPNDRSSQRSDVGWRLFDDSTVTTVDESQVVTRYAYVLFYRRRNSPVERPPRAGHSEHHPDLGPAAEAAVSQGLGPGQAPEVAPTRTAPERFAPPVDRPAPTYSNMEEVD
- the USP19 gene encoding ubiquitin carboxyl-terminal hydrolase 19 isoform X9, which translates into the protein MSGGASATGPRRGPPGLEEATCKKKQKDRANQESKDGDPRKGGSMSTPREEQTKEACDLFTTSSTELLLDWRQSADEVIVKLRVGAGPLRLEEVDAAFTDTDCVVRLPGGRQWGGVFYAEIESSCTKVQARKGGLLQLALPKKVPLLTWPSLLKKPLGPQELVPGLRCQENGQELSHIALEPGPEPRRAKQEARNQKRAQGRGEVGSGAGPGSQAGPSAKRAVHLCRGPEGEGSRDGPGPRGDAPPFLDDPATQVETEEQLLVPPLNAQTCLLGSEENLALLAGEKAVSPRNDPVSPVMARSRDPEKDDHGKEEMAVAADAATLVDEPESMVNLAFVKNDSYEKGPDSVVVHVYVKEICRDTSRVLFREQDFTLIFQTRDGNFLRLHPGCGPHTIFRWQVKLRNLIEPEQCTFCFTASRIDICLRKRQSQRWGGLEAPAARGAVGGAKVAVPTGPTPLDPTPPGGAPHPLAGQEEARAVEKDKPKARSEDTGLDSVAARTPMEHVAPKPEPHLASPKPTCMVPPMPHSPVSGDSVEEEEEEEKKVCLPGFTGLVNLGNTCFMNSVIQSLSNTRELRDFFHDRSFEAEINYNNPLGTGGRLAIGFAVLLRALWKGTHHAFQPSKLKAIVASKASQFTGYAQHDAQEFMAFLLDGLHEDLNRIQNKPYTETVDSDGRPDEVVAEEAWQRHKMRNDSFIVDLFQGQYKSKLVCPVCAKVSITFDPFLYLPVPLPQKQKVLPVFYFAREPHSKPIKFLVSVSKENSSASEVLDSLSQSVHVKPENLRLAEVIKNRFHRVFLPSHSLDTVSSSDMLLCFELLSPELAKERVVVLEVQQRPQVPSIPISKCAACQRKQQSEDEKLKRCTRCYRVGYCNQLCQKTHWPDHKGLCRPENIGYPFLVSVPASRLTYARLAQLLEGYARYSVSVFQPPFQPGRIALESQGPACTTLLSTNSLEAGDSERDSIQPPELQLVTPVAEGDTGVPRVWAAPDRGPVPSTSGISSEMLASGPIEVGSLPACERMSRPEAAVPGYQHPSEATNAHTPQFFIYKIDASNREQRLEDKGETPLELGDDCSLALVWRNNERLQEFVLVASKELECAEDPGSAGEAARAGHFTLDQCLNLFTRPEVLAPEEAWYCPQCKQHREASKQLLLWRLPNVLIVQLKRFSFRSFIWRDKINDLVEFPVRNLDLSKFCIGQKEEQLPSYDLYAVINHYGGMIGGHYTACARLPNDRSSQRSDVGWRLFDDSTVTTVDESQVVTRYAYVLFYRRRNSPVERPPRAGHSEHHPDLGPAAEAAVSQGLGPGQAPEVAPTRTAPERFAPPVDRPAPTYSNMEEVD